In Drosophila willistoni isolate 14030-0811.24 chromosome XR unlocalized genomic scaffold, UCI_dwil_1.1 Seg144, whole genome shotgun sequence, one DNA window encodes the following:
- the LOC6638820 gene encoding skin secretory protein xP2 — protein MKTFKKFIVLALALVGCVAAESGYNYGAPASFAAPVQSYAAPAPAPVVAASAPAPVRTYVPPAPVHHHSAPAPVQHHHVAASAPVQSFAAPVQSYAAPAPAPVVAASAPAPVRTYVPPAPVAPQVHHHHAPAPVQHHHVAASAPVQSFAAPAPAPVQSFAAPAFAHHHAAASAPAQSFVAPGPAPAPAPVFHAAESAPAPSYQADFGSEAAASASGYDYQQPAASQQGYKYKTVRRRVLKHRA, from the exons AAATTCATTGTATTGGCATTGGCTTTGGTAGGGTGTGTGGCCGCTGAATCAGGCTATAATTATGGTGCCCCCGCT TCCTTTGCTGCCCCCGTTCAATCGTatgctgctcctgctcccGCACCCGTAGTGGCTGCTTCGGCTCCAGCTCCAGTGAGGACTTATGTGCCACCAGCACCAGTCCACCATCACTCTGCTCCAGCCCCAGTGCAACACCATCATGTGGCCGCTTCTGCTCCCGTCCAGTCCTTTGCTGCCCCCGTTCAATCGTatgctgctcctgctcccGCACCCGTTGTGGCAGCTTCGGCTCCAGCTCCAGTAAGGACTTATGTACCACCCGCACCAGTCGCCCCACAAGTCCATCATCACCACGCTCCAGCCCCAGTTCAGCATCACCATGTGGCCGCTTCTGCACCAGTTCAATCGTTTGCTGCTCCCGCTCCCGCTCCTGTTCAATCTTTTGCTGCTCCGGCCTTCGCCCATCACCATGCTGCTGCATCTGCTCCTGCTCAGTCATTTGTTGCTCCAGGACCTGCCCCAGCTCCAGCCCCAGTTTTCCACGCCGCTGAGTCTGCTCCAGCCCCATCATACCAAGCTGATTTTGGCTCTGAGGCTGCCGCTTCAGCTTCTGGCTACGATTACCAGCAACCCGCTGCTAGCCAACAGGGCTACAAGTACAAGACCGTGCGTCGCCGCGTCTTGAAGCACCGTGCTTAA
- the LOC6638819 gene encoding uncharacterized protein LOC6638819, which produces MHLQCTFKLTILQYKSKKSKNISTTGHKAMDFIKILLLSLLIGTCLAEKHHKHQRKQHNDDDEEHHYLPPEQTESEEDQPYYKKEKHTSERVVYHKEEEHEEPKHYYHEEPKKQRVDHYHHYDKKPEVKTEHIHYKESKPHIRTDYNNANADLFTPAATQVVYRRRRPSRILYASAPNSVFHTHTQINVQSQDSELNSLTRPDPPIGQQLPTGAAPSFPNCQVAGNPPPGCGPNDPAGAQLPASALAPTAGNFPNQGAGTPAGGQLAVLGNGQRPQRPSRPGGYGGRNNFLIDPFLGGQNQAAGGAQLAAGQGIPNQNQFAPSLSAQLSAAGQAAGNNGYQNQISPSNGVQSPFQNLNQYAPSPGQAPVAQRPATAQAPIAVSAPLQNQFDPSLGGQLPGSAQVPLQNQFDPSFGGQSPGIQRPIQNQIDPALGAQLSTAQRPNQNQFDPSLSGANQAAAAAPFDPALSAQLALGQVPRLANGRQRNRSNYQGLNVLGGNVFGQPHLQGPTNALGNQQDTNIIDGSFYSDPSALLHNHGYYRTPVSGNRRTVVVDEDDDLDNDGFGLAGTSPQAFYVKPKRGQPKSKSHRRHHGIQAAASSLTYSFEPAVASSQHNIDFRADGYHYKKPKQAFEF; this is translated from the exons ATGCATCTTCAATGCACATTCAAGTTGACGATTTTGCAgtataaaagtaaaaaatcgaaaaacatTAGCACTACTGGTCACAAGGCAATG GATTTTATTAAGATTTTGCTGTTGTCCCTATTGATCGGGACCTGCTTGGCCGAAAAACATCACAAGCATCAGCGGAAACAGCATAATGATGACGACGAAGAGCATCATTATCTGCCACCAGAGCAGACGGAAAGCGAAGAGGATCAGCCCTATTACAAGAAAGAAAAGCACACCAGCGAACGCGTGGTGTATCACAAGGAGGAGGAGCACGAGGAACCCAAACACTATTACCACGAGGAGCCCAAAAAACAACGAGTGGATCACTATCACCACTATGACAAGAAGCCCGAGGTAAAGACGGAGCACATACACTACAAGGAGAGTAAGCCCCACATCCGCACGGACTACAACAATGCTAACGCAGATCTTTTTACACCTGCAGCCACACAAGTGGTCTATCGTCGCCGACGTCCTAGTCGCATACTTTATGCCAGTGCTCCCAATTCTGTATTTCATACCCATACCCAAATCAATGTTCAGTCGCAGGACTCTGAGTTGAATTCCCTAACGCGACCGGATCCCCCGATTGGCCAGCAATTGCCAACTGGAGCAGCACCTTCATTTCCCAATTGTCAAGTCGCCGGTAATCCTCCCCCAGGTTGTGGTCCCAATGATCCTGCTGGTGCCCAGTTACCAGCAAGTGCTTTGGCCCCCACAGCTGGCAACTTTCCAAACCAGGGAGCTGGCACTCCCGCAGGTGGCCAATTGGCTGTACTTGGCAATGGTCAGAGACCACAGAGACCCTCCCGACCGGGTGGGTATGGCGGTAGGAATAACTTTCTCATTGATCCTTTCTTAGGAGGGCAAAATCAAGCAGCTGGTGGTGCTCAGCTTGCCGCAGGTCAAGGGATTCCTAATCAAAATCAATTCGCTCCTTCTCTGAGCGCCCAACTGTCCGCCGCTGGTCAAGCAGCCGGTAATAATGGCTATCAGAATCAAATTTCTCCTTCCAATGGTGTTCAAAGTCCTTTTCAAAATCTAAATCAGTATGCTCCGTCTCCTGGTCAAGCGCCAGTTGCTCAACGACCAGCGACAGCTCAAGCTCCAATTGCGGTTTCCGCACCTTTGCAAAATCAGTTTGATCCTTCACTTGGCGGACAACTTCCAGGCTCTGCGCAAGTTCCCCTACAGAACCAATTCGACCCGTCATTTGGTGGGCAAAGCCCTGGTATTCAACGGCCCATACAAAATCAAATCGATCCAGCTCTGGGAGCCCAGCTTTCCACTGCTCAACGACCAAACCAAAATCAGTTCGATCCCTCACTAAGTGGAGCAAATCAGGCTGCAGCAGCTGCACCTTTCGATCCAGCCTTAAGTGCCCAATTGGCTTTAGGACAAGTTCCACGTCTGGCCAATGGACGGCAACGCAATCGCTCCAATTATCAAGGATTAAATGTACTCGGTGGCAATGTATTTGGTCAACCTCACTTGCAAGGGCCAACCAATGCCTTGGGTAATCAACAGGATACCAATATAATTGATGGCAGTTTCTATAGCGATCCCAGCGCATTGCTACATAATCATGGATATTATCGCACTCCTGTGTCGGGCAATCGACGCACTGTAGTAGTGGACGAAGATGATGATCTGGACAATGATGGCTTTGGACTAGCTGGTACTTCGCCGCAGGCCTTCTATGTCAAGCCGAAAAGGGGGCAACCAAAATCGAAGTCACACAGACGCCACCATGGAATCCAAGCAGCTGCATCCTCGCTAACGTATAGCTTTGAACCGGCTGTTGCTTCTTCTCAACACAATATTGACTTCCGAGCTGATGGCTATCACTATAAGAAGCCCAAGCAAGCATtcgaattttaa
- the LOC26530005 gene encoding uncharacterized protein LOC26530005: protein MDQPSDGVTWLANSIRIDISIYKVFLIAFAVIAAVAADVSHLPSNEYLPPVVQESQIVVSPSNEYLPPVDTQPAHELADDGYRYKTHKRVVLRRHRRDVSHLPSNEYLPPVQAAPSNEYLPPVQVAAPAPIQLADDGYRYKTHKRVVIRRHRRDVSHLPSNEYLPPVQETVEVAAPSNEYLAPVEAPVESAVLADDGYRYKTHKRVVLRRHRRDVSHLPSNEYLPPVQETVEVAAPSNEYLAPVEAPVESAVLADDGYRYKTHKRVVLRRHRRDVSHLPSNEYLPPVQETVEVAAPSNEYLAPVEAPVESAVLADDGYRYKTHKRVVLRRHRRDVSHLPSNEYLPPVQETVEVAAPSNEYLAPVEAPVESAVLADDGYRYKTHKRVVLRRHRRDVSHLPSNEYLPPVQETVEVAAPSNEYLAPVEAPVESAVLADDGYRYKTHKRVVLRRHRRDVSHLPSNEYLPPVQETVEVAAPSNEYLAPVEAPVESAVLADDGYRYKTHKRVVLRRHRRDVSHLPSNDYLPPVQEAVEIAAPSNEYLAPVDNGITNESAVLADDGYRYKTQKRRVFRRH, encoded by the exons ATGGATCAGCCATCAGATGGAGTGACCTGGCTAGCAAATTCAATCCGCATCGACATCAGCATCTAT AAAGTTTTCCTGATCGCCTTTGCCGTGATCGCAGCTGTGGCTGCTGATGTCAGTCATCTGCCATCGAATGAGTACTTGCCCCCCGTGGTGCAGGAGTCGCAGATTGTCGTTTCTCCCAGCAATGAGTACTTACCCCCAGTAGATACTCAGCCAGCCCATGAGCTTGCCGATGATGGTTACCGTTACAAGACCCACAAGCGTGTGGTGCTCCGTCGTCACCGTCGTGATGTGAGCCACTTGCCTTCCAACGAATACCTACCCCCTGTTCAAGCTGCTCCATCCAACGAGTACTTGCCCCCAGTCCAGGTAGCTGCTCCAGCTCCTATCCAA CTTGCCGATGATGGTTACCGTTACAAGACCCACAAGCGCGTGGTGATCCGTCGCCACCGTCGTGATGTGAGCCACTTGCCTTCCAACGAGTACCTGCCCCCTGTTCAGGAAACTGTTGAGGTTGCTGCTCCTTCCAACGAATACTTGGCTCCAGTTGAAGCTCCAGTTGAGTCCGCTGTCTTGGCTGATGATGGTTACCGTTACAAGACCCACAAGCGTGTGGTGCTCCGTCGCCACCGTCGTGATGTGAGCCACTTGCCATCCAACGAGTACCTGCCCCCTGTTCAGGAAACTGTTGAGGTTGCTGCTCCTTCCAACGAATACTTGGCTCCAGTTGAAGCTCCAGTTGAGTCCGCTGTCTTGGCTGATGATGGTTACCGTTACAAGACCCACAAGCGTGTGGTGCTCCGTCGCCACCGTCGTGATGTGAGCCACTTGCCATCCAACGAGTACCTGCCCCCTGTTCAGGAAACTGTTGAGGTTGCTGCTCCTTCCAACGAATACTTGGCTCCAGTTGAAGCTCCAGTTGAGTCCGCTGTCTTGGCTGATGATGGTTACCGTTACAAGACCCACAAGCGTGTGGTGCTCCGTCGCCACCGTCGTGATGTGAGCCACTTGCCATCCAACGAGTACCTGCCCCCTGTTCAGGAAACTGTTGAGGTTGCTGCTCCTTCCAACGAATACTTGGCTCCAGTTGAAGCTCCAGTTGAGTCCGCTGTCTTGGCTGATGATGGTTACCGTTACAAGACCCACAAGCGTGTGGTGCTCCGTCGCCACCGTCGTGATGTGAGCCACTTGCCGTCCAACGAGTACCTGCCCCCTGTTCAGGAAACTGTTGAGGTTGCTGCTCCTTCCAACGAATACTTGGCTCCAGTTGAAGCTCCAGTTGAGTCCGCTGTCTTGGCTGATGATGGTTACCGTTACAAGACCCACAAGCGTGTGGTGCTCCGTCGCCACCGTCGTGATGTGAGCCACTTGCCATCCAACGAGTACCTGCCCCCTGTTCAGGAAACTGTTGAGGTTGCTGCTCCTTCCAACGAATACTTGGCTCCAGTTGAAGCTCCAGTTGAGTCCGCTGTCTTGGCTGATGATGGTTACCGTTACAAGACCCACAAGCGTGTGGTGCTCCGTCGGCACCGTCGTGATGTGAGCCACTTGCCATCTAACGACTACCTGCCCCCTGTTCAGGAAGCTGTTGAGATTGCTGCTCCTTCCAACGAGTATTTGGCTCCAGTTGATAATGGCATTACCAACGAGTCCGCTGTCTTGGCTGATGATGGTTACCGTTACAAGACCCAAAAGCGTCGTGTGTTCCGTCGTCATTAA
- the LOC6638834 gene encoding flocculation protein FLO11: MDMKLLLICALIAAVAADVSHLPSNQYLPPGHGAASAPVASYSAPSFAVEASAPEPSYSVAASAPAVSYSAPAQTYTAAASAPAVSYAAPAQSYSAPAQTYTAAASAPAVSYAAPAQSYSAPAQTYTAAASAPAVSYAAPAQSYSAPAQSYSAPAASYSVAASAPAVSYAAPAQSYSAPVQSYSAPAASYSVAASAPAVSYAAPAAVESYEEAASAPAHTFSATDGYRYKTQRRRVIRRHRRDVSHLPSNDYLPPVQGAASAPSSEYLPPVAASAPVASYSAPAQTYTAAASAPAVSYAAPAQSYSAPAQTYSAPAASYSVAASAPAASYAAPAAVESYEEAASAPAHSFSATDGYRYKTQRRRVLRRHRY, translated from the exons atggACATG AAATTGTTGTTGATTTGTGCCCTGATCGCCGCTGTGGCCGCCGATGTCAGCCACTTGCCCAGCAACCAATATCTGCCCCCTGGACACGGTGCCGCTTCTGCTCCAGTGGCTTCCTACTCAGCTCCTAGCTTTGCAGTAGAAGCTTCTGCCCCAGAGCCATCGTACAGTGTGGCTGCTTCGGCTCCAGCTGTCTCCTACTCTGCTCCAGCCCAGACTTAcactgctgctgcttcagCTCCTGCCGTCTCCTACGCTGCTCCAGCTCAGTCATACTCTGCTCCAGCCCAGACCTACACCGCTGCTGCTTCAGCTCCTGCCGTCTCTTATGCTGCTCCAGCTCAGTCATACTCTGCTCCAGCCCAGACTTACACCGCTGCCGCTTCAGCTCCTGCCGTCTCCTACGCTGCTCCAGCTCAGTCGTACTCTGCACCCGCTCAGTCCTACTCTGCCCCAGCTGCCAGCTACAGCGTTGCCGCTTCAGCTCCTGCCGTCTCCTATGCTGCCCCTGCTCAGTCGTACTCCGCTCCCGTTCAGTCCTACTCTGCCCCAGCTGCTAGCTACAGCGTTGCCGCTTCAGCTCCTGCTGTTTCTTATGCTGCCCCAGCTGCCGTTGAGAGCTACGAGGAAGCAGCTTCTGCCCCAGCTCACACCTTCTCGGCCACCGATGGTTACCGTTACAAGACCCAGCGTCGTCGCGTCATTCGTCGCCACCGTCGTGATGTGAGCCACTTGCCTTCCAACGACTACCTGCCCCCTGTTCAGGGTGCTGCCTCCGCACCAAGCAGCGAGTACCTGCCACCTGTTGCCGCTTCTGCCCCAGTTGCCTCATACTCTGCTCCAGCTCAGACTTACACCGCTGCCGCTTCAGCTCCTGCCGTCTCCTATGCTGCCCCTGCTCAGTCGTACTCTGCTCCAGCTCAGACCTACTCCGCCCCAGCTGCTAGCTACAGCGTTGCCGCTTCAGCTCCTGCTGCTTCCTATGCTGCCCCCGCTGCTGTTGAGAGCTACGAGGAAGCCGCTTCTGCCCCAGCTCACTCCTTCTCGGCCACCGATGGTTACCGTTACAAGACCCAGCGTCGTCGCGTCCTCCGTCGCCACAGATATTGA
- the LOC6638833 gene encoding extensin-2 codes for MKMQLRLLLLALGAVAVHGQGYSTQQQGGYDYPKPVAPFTDGYSYPKPSIPFPPPLPKVVVSSGYSYPKPEIPFPPPEQPKYVPPPQQQIIPQQPAKGYFYQKPSIPFSAPTTQPPQTYLPPVKATLPPQPKYLPPPQPKQGYDYPKPAIPFTPPSNPPPPKYLPPVTTTAQPPPPKYLPPPQVKQGYDYPKPAIPFPPPVSTLPPPPPPPKPAYLPPSQPKPKVNEGYDYPKPSIPFPAPTAPPTAKYLPPVIVTQPPPPKYLPPPQVKQGYDYPKPAIPFPAPTNPPAPKYLPPVVVSPPPQPKQKYLPPSPPQPQIKKGYDYPKPSIPFPSPTASPTPKYLPPVVVTQPPPPKYLPPPQVKQGYDYPKPAIPFPGPTNPPTPKYLPPVTPTLPPQPKPKYLPPPPPQPQIKQGYDYPKPSIPFPAPTKPPQKYLPPVVVTQPPPQKYLPPVVVTQPPPPKYLPPPQVKQGYDYPKPLIPFPAPNPTPKYLPPVVATLPPQPKYLPPPQSKQGYDYPKPLIPFTPPTNPLPQTYLPPVTTTQPPQPQVKQGYDYPKPSIPFPPPSTKIQGGYSYPKPAIPFDF; via the exons ATGAAGATG CAACTTCGCCTACTGCTTTTAGCACTCGGCGCCGTAGCCGTTCACGGTCAGGGCTATTCAACACAG CAACAAGGAGGATATGACTATCCTAAACCAGTCGCGCCATTCACGGATGGTTACTCATACCCCAAACCGAGCATACCATTCCCACCTCCTTTACCTAAGGTCGTGGTGTCCAGCGGGTACTCGTATCCAAAGCCAGAAATACCATTTCCTCCACCAGAGCAACCAAAATACGTGCCACCGCCGCAGCAACAAATCATACCACAGCAGCCGGCCAAGGGATACTTTTATCAGAAGCCATCGATACCTTTCTCAGCTCCAACGACTCAACCACCGCAAACATATTTACCGCCCGTAAAGGCCACTCTGCCCCCGCAGCCCAAGTACTTGCCACCGCCTCAACCAAAACAGGGTTACGATTATCCCAAGCCAGCCATCCCATTCACGCCTCCCAGCAATCCCCCACCACCTAAATATTTGCCACCTGTTACAACCACTGCTCAGCCACCACCACCCAAATATTTGCCGCCTCCTCAGGTTAAACAAGGTTACGATTATCCCAAACCCGCTATACCTTTCCCACCTCCCGTTTCTACGTTGccgccaccaccgccgccgccgaaGCCAGCATATCTGCCCCCTTCTCAACCCAAACCAAAGGTGAATGAGGGTTATGATTATCCTAAGCCATCCATTCCATTCCCAGCTCCAACGGCTCCACCGACAGCAAAATATCTGCCACCAGTGATTGTCACCCAGCCGCCGCCACCCAAATATCTTCCTCCTCCACAGGTCAAACAGGGTTATGACTATCCCAAGCCAGCTATACCTTTCCCAGCACCTACCAATCCGCCAGCACCAAAATACCTTCCCCCTGTAGTGGTCAGCCCTCCACCACAGCCCAAGCAAAAGTATCTgcctccttctcctcctcaACCCCAGATTAAAAAGGGTTACGATTACCCTAAGCCATCCATCCCATTCCCATCTCCAACGGCATCACCGACACCAAAGTATCTACCTCCAGTGGTTGTCACCCAGCCGCCGCCACCAAAATATTTACCACCTCCCCAGGTTAAGCAGGGTTACGATTATCCAAAACCCGCGATTCCTTTCCCAGGGCCAACAAATCCGCCAACACCAAAATATCTACCTCCGGTAACTCCGACTTTGCCTCCTCAGCCCAAGCCAAAATATCTACCTCCCCCTCCTCCGCAGCCTCAGATAAAACAGGGTTATGACTACCCAAAGCCAAGCATACCATTCCCAGCTCCTACGAAACCTCCACAAAAGTATTTACCTCCAGTAGTAGTGACTCAACCGCCGCCACAGAAGTATTTACCTCCAGTAGTAGTGACTCAACCCCCGCCACCGAAATATCTACCGCCTCCCCAAGTAAAACAGGGATATGATTATCCTAAGCCATTGATCCCATTTCCAGCCCCAAATCCAACACCAAAGTATTTACCGCCTGTAGTGGCCACTCTGCCACCTCAGCCTAAATACTTGCCTCCTCCGCAATCCAAACAGGGTTATGATTATCCTAAACCACTTATTCCTTTCACACCACCAACAAACCCTCTTCCACAGACATACTTGCCCCCAGTGACTACGACCCAACCTCCCCAGCCTCAGGTCAAACAAGGGTATGACTATCCCAAGCCATCAATTCCATTCCCTCCCCCATCGACCAAAATTCAAGGTGGCTACTCCTATCCAAAACCCGCAATTCCTTTCGATTTTTAG
- the LOC6638832 gene encoding pupal cuticle protein Edg-91 has protein sequence MVQVRFIGLLLVCSMLAYFLPGLQAAPSPRPQEEPSADLEAGVADEKDLEGAASFGYGYYSSPYLGYYGGGYWPHYSGGYYGLGYPYYGGYYGLHHHHGHYGHYY, from the exons ATGGTGCAAGTTCGTTTTATTGGCCTGCTGTTAGTCTGCTCGATGCTGGCGTATTTCCTGCCTGGATTACAAGCAGCCCCAAGTCCACGTCCTCAGGAGGAGCCCAGCGCCGATCTGGAAGCAGGAGTAGCCGATGAAAAGGATCTTGAAGGAGCAGCTTCCTTTGGCTACGGATATTACAGTTCACCTTATTTGGGCTATTACGGTGGTGGTTATTGGCCACATTACAGCGGCGGCTACTATGGATTGG GCTATCCCTATTATGGCGGCTACTATGGACTCCACCATCATCATGGACACTACGGACATTACTACTAG
- the LOC6638831 gene encoding uncharacterized protein LOC6638831, protein MLLTLVLVILPLSCFCIKIEGNKAGKDSPTLPPSPPNYRISKPELKKPLQRVPPHLQDIRPGYVDDDAGDVIRIIEPPQHFQQLKKLRQRQPQLRPEAAALVWEQPRKLSSNRFPPSQPTKTVDGDLLTQETQNSLQLPMEILASVRKTERLLQRQHQKLPPLVRQRHIQRQTHTLIAQKSLQNQIYQRGQHQRLKAVLSQSQALDHKRSKRVKREEYDVQKGLKLVAHIGELLKNATVYLPEEAKRTSGNYLQSCGNATNCDSRRRRQRLFKQSKSAEWQWQGEKQQKGRNFRNGATTSETTSTIKPTIIIPTTALPKATTSSSFTISTTSAIPLASRLVNSRKSPNNNRNSNNTSASAVLYADVMTNIRSLWQEHDYFQQQSKAIQPDQITNNTNYQSLDMYLKELDKQTKELPTPNSH, encoded by the exons ATGTTGTTGACACTTGTGTTAGTCATACTGCCTCTAAgttgtttttgtattaaaataGAGGGAAATAAGGCTGGAAAGGACTCACCAACCCTACCACCATCCCCACCCAATTATCGGATATCCAAGCCAGAGCTTAAGAAGCCGTTGCAACGAGTGCCTCCCCATCTGCAGGATATCCGGCCAGGCTATGTGGATGACGATGCTGGAGATGTGATACGCATTATAGAGCCTCCGCAGCACTTCCAGCAACTAAAGAAATTGCGACAAAGGCAGCCCCAGCTACGTCCAGAAGCAGCAGCATTGGTTTGGGAGCAGCCCCGTAAACTGAGTAGTAATCGATTCCCTCCATCCCAGCCAACTAAAACTGTAGACGGAGATCTTCTCACACAAGAAACTCAAAATAGTTTACAACTTCCCATGGAAATTTTAGCTTCAGTACGAAAAACTGAACGCCTGCTGCAGCGTCAACATCAGAAATTGCCACCTTTGGTGCGTCAGCGGCACATACAACGCCAGACGCATACATTAATAGCCCAGAAATCATTGCAAAATCAGATCTATCAGCGCGGTCAGCACCAGAGACTAAAGGCTGTTCTCAGTCAGAGTCAAGCGCTGGACCACAAGCGCAGCAAGCGTGTGAAAAGAGAGGAGTACGATGTTCAGAAAGGTCTAAAACTGGTGGCTCATATAGGTGAACTGCTAAAGAACGCAACTGTTTATCTTCCCGAAGAGGCAAAAAGGACATCGGGAAATTACCTCCAGAGTTGTGGAAATGCAACCAACTGCGACAGTCGACGACGTCGCCAACGTCTATTCAAGCAGTCAAAGTCAGCCGAATGGCAGTGGCAGGGAGAGAAACAGCAAAAGGGGCGTAACTTCCGTAATGGGGCAACTACATCTgaaacaacatcaacaatcaaaccaacaataataataccaACAACAGCACTTCCAAAAGCAACTACATCGTCATCATTTACCATTTCAACTACTTCCGCTATACCATTGGCTAGCCGTTTGGTAAATTCACGCAAATCGCCAAATAATAAccgcaacagcaacaaca CATCTGCCTCTGCTGTGCTCTATGCGGATGTAATGACAAATATACGTAGTTTGTGGCAGGAGCATGATTACTTCCAACAGCAATCAAAAGCCATTCAACCTGACCAAATCACAAATAATACCAATTATCAATCACTGGACATGTATTTGAAGGAGCTTGATAAGCAGACCAAGGAATTGCCTACACCAAATAGCCATTAG